One Streptomyces sp. CNQ-509 DNA window includes the following coding sequences:
- a CDS encoding protein kinase produces MATPLTHDDPQQLGPYRLVARLGSGGMGTVYLARSAGGRTVALKTMHADLVSGEAGTAGAEFRTRFRLETDAARVIGDHYGAEVVDADPLAETPWLATEYVLGPPLDEAVAVSGPLPETTTRALGAALCEALGQLHRSGVVHRDLKPSNILLTAAGPKVIDFGIARAAGDDHLTRTGTAAGTPAFMSPEQASGVEHTPVGDVFALAGVLVFACTGHGPFGGGQAADLLYRVRYGEADLSGVPAGLLPLLQRCLAKEPETRPGTDELAMLLAEGLPDGTADFADQLPDALHADILRRAAVAWQPQPPRLPSPHQAAMETELGAGPGPSRRKVLALAGAGAVAVGGAGMGAWAYLRDDEKEPAARPKAKKPKAPKELWTRPVVGGGGAFSLATGGNYVLLLTTTGGGQFVDARNGKLRGVSQVLSPSLGIIGDDSGFYSVGSRSVSGEGTHALFTNDPETGDSEEDVVLNGADVRGTAIEAAENGIVLLRASTRWVTRVYRDKKTKKKIVEKTPWTSQFVAADMETGELLWGFDNKSPDTGPSYATALTKNEALIRVESTLTCIDARSGEVRWTWKAPKEDRESLAGLQQFPTAKGHVLLGLRDLTALRLSDGEVGWSVGEGREARAALGPDTRLYGTPAVKDGKVYVVENGNGLIAIDGASGEVEWEARADWAGPQAFIVAPVVGEKYAYVGTGGRDWVRAVDLEQHKTAWSYRGPEDNERPMVLAQDDAKVVLVVTAADVRGLPLQ; encoded by the coding sequence ATGGCTACGCCCCTCACCCACGACGATCCGCAGCAACTGGGCCCGTACCGGCTGGTCGCCCGCCTCGGCAGCGGCGGCATGGGCACCGTCTACCTCGCCCGCTCCGCGGGCGGGCGCACCGTGGCGCTCAAGACCATGCACGCCGACCTCGTCAGCGGCGAAGCCGGCACCGCGGGCGCCGAGTTCCGCACCCGCTTCCGGCTGGAGACCGACGCCGCCCGGGTCATCGGCGACCACTACGGCGCCGAGGTCGTCGACGCCGACCCGCTGGCGGAGACGCCCTGGCTGGCGACCGAGTACGTGCTCGGCCCGCCGCTGGACGAGGCGGTGGCCGTGTCGGGGCCGCTGCCCGAGACGACGACGCGCGCGCTGGGCGCCGCGCTCTGCGAGGCACTGGGGCAACTGCACCGCTCCGGCGTCGTCCACCGCGACCTGAAGCCGTCGAACATCCTGCTGACGGCGGCGGGGCCCAAGGTCATCGACTTCGGCATCGCCCGCGCGGCGGGCGACGACCACCTGACCCGTACCGGCACCGCCGCGGGCACGCCCGCCTTCATGTCGCCCGAGCAGGCGTCCGGCGTCGAACACACCCCGGTCGGCGACGTGTTCGCGCTCGCCGGCGTGCTGGTCTTCGCCTGTACGGGCCACGGCCCCTTCGGCGGCGGGCAGGCCGCGGACCTGCTGTACCGGGTGCGCTACGGCGAGGCCGACCTGTCCGGCGTGCCCGCGGGGCTGCTGCCGCTGCTCCAGCGCTGCCTGGCCAAGGAGCCCGAGACCCGCCCCGGCACCGACGAACTGGCGATGCTGCTCGCCGAGGGACTGCCGGACGGTACGGCCGACTTCGCCGACCAGCTCCCGGACGCGCTGCACGCCGACATCCTGCGCCGCGCCGCCGTCGCCTGGCAGCCGCAGCCGCCGCGGCTGCCCTCGCCGCATCAGGCCGCCATGGAGACCGAACTGGGCGCCGGCCCGGGCCCGTCGCGGCGCAAAGTGCTGGCGCTGGCGGGCGCGGGCGCGGTGGCCGTCGGCGGCGCGGGGATGGGGGCCTGGGCGTACCTCCGCGACGACGAGAAGGAGCCGGCGGCCAGGCCGAAGGCGAAGAAGCCGAAGGCGCCGAAGGAGCTGTGGACGCGCCCGGTCGTCGGCGGCGGCGGCGCGTTCAGCCTGGCGACCGGCGGGAACTACGTGCTGCTCCTCACCACCACGGGCGGCGGGCAGTTCGTCGACGCGCGCAACGGCAAGCTGCGCGGCGTCAGCCAGGTCCTCAGCCCGTCGCTCGGCATCATCGGCGACGACTCCGGGTTCTACTCCGTCGGCAGCCGCAGCGTCTCGGGCGAGGGCACGCACGCGCTCTTCACCAACGACCCCGAGACGGGTGACTCCGAGGAGGACGTCGTCCTCAACGGCGCGGACGTCAGGGGCACGGCCATCGAGGCCGCCGAGAACGGCATCGTGCTGCTGCGCGCGAGCACCCGCTGGGTGACCCGCGTCTACCGCGACAAGAAGACGAAGAAGAAGATCGTCGAGAAGACGCCGTGGACCTCGCAGTTCGTGGCGGCGGACATGGAGACCGGCGAGCTGCTGTGGGGCTTCGACAACAAGTCCCCCGACACCGGCCCCTCGTACGCCACCGCACTGACGAAGAACGAGGCGCTCATCCGCGTCGAGTCCACCCTGACGTGCATCGACGCCAGGAGCGGCGAGGTGCGCTGGACCTGGAAGGCGCCGAAGGAGGACCGCGAGTCGCTGGCCGGGCTGCAGCAGTTCCCGACCGCGAAGGGCCACGTCCTCCTCGGCCTGCGCGACCTCACCGCGCTGAGGCTGTCGGACGGCGAGGTGGGCTGGTCCGTCGGCGAGGGCCGCGAGGCGCGCGCCGCGCTCGGCCCCGACACCCGGCTGTACGGCACCCCCGCGGTCAAGGACGGCAAGGTCTACGTCGTCGAGAACGGCAACGGGCTCATCGCCATCGACGGCGCCAGCGGCGAGGTCGAGTGGGAGGCCAGGGCGGACTGGGCCGGGCCGCAGGCGTTCATCGTCGCGCCCGTGGTCGGCGAGAAGTACGCGTACGTGGGCACCGGCGGGCGCGACTGGGTCCGGGCCGTCGACCTCGAGCAGCACAAGACGGCCTGGTCGTACCGGGGGCCCGAGGACAACGAACGCCCCATGGTCCTCGCCCAGGACGACGCCAAGGTCGTCCTCGTCGTCACCGCGGCCGACGTGCGCGGGCTTCCCCTTCAGTAG
- a CDS encoding ABC transporter permease, translating to MSTADPSVTPAAVRSAPDARGSAGSSRRAYLSYVAGKLAGAAVSLFAILVTSFFLFRIIPGDPVKTMTHGRKADAEQLAALRRQYGLDLPLWEQFTHYVGDALTGNLGDSYQFNKPVLDLIWERVPATLLLTGTAVVLYSALGLWLGTRAAWRHGGLGDKVNTSIALTLWSVPHFWLGMLLIIVFSVGIGPVPGLFPTGGMESGDEHGVAYVVDVIHHMFLPVLTLVAACYAQTLLVMRSSLLDEMGSDYLTAARAKGLRDDLVRRRHAVPNAMLPTITLVFVNLGFIAAGSILVETVFSWPGLGGLFYQALSIPDLPLIQGLFIVYAGSMILASVVADLIYPLFDPRVGR from the coding sequence ATGTCTACGGCAGACCCATCCGTCACCCCCGCCGCCGTGAGATCGGCGCCCGACGCCCGCGGCTCCGCGGGCAGTTCCCGCCGCGCCTACCTCAGCTACGTGGCGGGCAAGCTCGCCGGCGCCGCGGTCTCCCTCTTCGCCATCCTCGTCACCAGCTTCTTCCTCTTCCGGATCATCCCCGGCGACCCGGTCAAGACGATGACGCACGGCCGCAAGGCCGACGCCGAGCAACTCGCCGCGCTGCGCCGGCAGTACGGGCTCGACCTGCCGCTCTGGGAGCAGTTCACGCACTACGTCGGCGACGCGCTCACCGGCAACCTCGGGGACTCGTACCAGTTCAACAAGCCGGTCCTCGACCTCATCTGGGAGCGCGTGCCGGCCACCCTGCTGCTCACCGGCACCGCCGTGGTGCTCTACAGCGCCCTCGGCCTCTGGCTGGGCACCCGCGCGGCCTGGCGGCACGGCGGCCTCGGCGACAAGGTCAACACGAGCATCGCGCTCACGCTGTGGTCGGTGCCGCACTTCTGGCTCGGGATGCTGCTCATCATCGTCTTCTCCGTCGGCATCGGTCCGGTCCCCGGGCTCTTCCCCACCGGCGGCATGGAGTCGGGCGACGAGCACGGCGTCGCGTACGTCGTGGACGTGATCCACCACATGTTCCTGCCGGTGCTCACCCTCGTGGCCGCGTGCTACGCGCAGACGCTGCTGGTCATGCGCTCCTCGCTCCTCGACGAGATGGGCAGCGACTATCTGACGGCCGCCCGCGCCAAGGGGCTGCGCGACGACCTCGTACGCCGCCGGCACGCCGTGCCGAACGCGATGCTGCCGACGATCACGCTCGTCTTCGTCAACCTCGGCTTCATCGCGGCCGGCTCGATCCTGGTGGAGACGGTCTTCTCCTGGCCCGGCCTGGGCGGGCTCTTCTACCAGGCGCTCAGCATCCCCGACCTGCCGCTGATCCAGGGCCTGTTCATCGTCTACGCGGGCTCGATGATCCTGGCGAGCGTGGTCGCCGACCTGATCTATCCGCTGTTCGATCCCCGGGTGGGCCGATGA
- a CDS encoding ABC transporter substrate-binding protein: MQPTDDNAPTPGPLRRPTPAARSGRRLRRALCAGAAALALLGAATAGPAAATSAQDDGGDDGDKTVLTAAVAQSVDSLSPFLAVTLVATSLNRLMYDSLVNYDVKTQEPIPGLAEKWEPSNAGRTWTYTIRDGVKWSDGKPLTAEDARWTFHTMMTDEAAGAANGSYVANFAEVSAPSARTLVVELKEPQATMNSMDLPIVPKHVWQDVDDLGKFNNDSDFPVVGSGPFVLTGFKTDSHVTFEPNENFWRGRPKFDEVTFKYYKETDAAVAALRKGEVSFVPDLTPAQAASLKGQPDIKVNDGQGRRFWAIATNPGARDAEGRKFGDGHPALLDPRVREALFLAVDRTAIVDKVLQGHGVEGEGYIPPRFADYHWKPSAEQKIGYDPEKAARLLDRAGYEMKDGKRVGKDGKPLNFRMLCHATDPKDKAAGKFLEEWWGELGIGLDLQCLDNVGDPWVAGEYDLAFDGWSVNPDPDFVLAIHTCAALPESEDVVGQTDNFICDKDYDRLYAEQLAAYDDPAKRAEIVREMQSVLYDTGYMNVLAYPNSVEAYRTDHIESITAMPAGNGNIWGQDGSWSWATAVPAAKASDDGGSAMGVVLGGGAAVVVVVAAGVFFTLRRRATAEDRE, encoded by the coding sequence ATGCAGCCCACCGACGACAACGCCCCGACGCCCGGCCCACTCCGCCGACCGACCCCCGCCGCCCGCTCAGGACGCCGGCTGCGCCGCGCGCTCTGCGCGGGCGCCGCGGCCCTCGCGCTGCTCGGCGCCGCCACCGCGGGACCGGCCGCGGCGACCTCCGCCCAGGACGACGGCGGCGACGACGGCGACAAGACGGTCCTGACGGCCGCCGTCGCGCAGTCCGTCGACTCGCTCAGCCCGTTCCTCGCGGTCACCCTCGTGGCCACGAGCCTGAACCGGCTGATGTACGACTCCCTCGTCAACTACGACGTCAAGACGCAGGAGCCCATCCCGGGGCTGGCCGAGAAGTGGGAGCCCTCGAACGCGGGCAGGACGTGGACGTACACCATCCGCGACGGCGTGAAGTGGTCCGACGGCAAGCCGCTGACCGCGGAGGACGCCCGCTGGACGTTCCACACGATGATGACCGACGAGGCCGCGGGCGCGGCCAACGGCTCGTACGTCGCCAACTTCGCGGAGGTCTCGGCGCCCAGCGCGCGCACGCTCGTCGTGGAGCTGAAGGAGCCGCAGGCCACGATGAACTCGATGGACCTGCCGATCGTGCCCAAGCACGTCTGGCAGGACGTCGACGACCTCGGGAAGTTCAACAACGACTCCGACTTCCCGGTCGTGGGCAGCGGCCCCTTCGTGCTGACGGGCTTCAAGACCGACTCGCACGTCACCTTCGAGCCGAACGAGAACTTCTGGCGCGGCAGGCCGAAGTTCGACGAGGTGACGTTCAAGTACTACAAGGAGACCGACGCCGCCGTCGCCGCCCTGCGCAAGGGCGAGGTGTCCTTCGTGCCGGACCTGACGCCGGCGCAGGCCGCGTCGCTGAAGGGGCAGCCCGACATCAAGGTCAACGACGGCCAGGGCCGGCGCTTCTGGGCCATCGCCACCAACCCGGGGGCGCGGGACGCCGAGGGCCGCAAGTTCGGCGACGGCCATCCGGCGCTGCTCGACCCGCGGGTGCGCGAGGCGCTCTTCCTCGCGGTGGACCGTACGGCGATAGTGGACAAGGTGCTCCAGGGGCACGGCGTCGAGGGCGAGGGTTACATCCCGCCGCGCTTCGCCGACTACCACTGGAAGCCGTCCGCCGAGCAGAAGATCGGCTACGACCCGGAGAAGGCGGCGCGGCTGCTGGACCGGGCGGGCTACGAGATGAAGGACGGCAAGCGCGTCGGCAAGGACGGCAAGCCGCTGAACTTCCGGATGCTGTGCCACGCCACCGACCCCAAGGACAAGGCGGCGGGCAAGTTCCTGGAGGAGTGGTGGGGCGAGCTGGGCATCGGCCTGGACCTGCAGTGCCTGGACAACGTGGGCGACCCGTGGGTGGCCGGTGAATACGACCTCGCCTTCGACGGCTGGTCGGTCAACCCCGACCCGGACTTCGTCCTGGCCATCCACACCTGCGCCGCGCTGCCGGAGTCGGAGGACGTGGTGGGGCAGACGGACAACTTCATCTGCGACAAGGACTACGACCGGCTCTACGCCGAGCAGTTGGCCGCGTACGACGACCCGGCCAAGCGCGCGGAGATAGTCCGGGAGATGCAGTCGGTGCTCTACGACACCGGGTACATGAACGTGCTGGCGTACCCGAACTCCGTGGAGGCGTACCGCACCGACCACATCGAGTCGATCACCGCGATGCCCGCGGGCAACGGCAACATCTGGGGCCAGGACGGCTCCTGGAGCTGGGCCACCGCGGTCCCCGCCGCGAAGGCGTCGGACGACGGCGGCTCGGCGATGGGCGTGGTGCTCGGCGGCGGCGCGGCGGTCGTCGTGGTGGTCGCGGCGGGCGTGTTCTTCACGCTGCGCCGCCGGGCCACCGCGGAGGACCGCGAGTAG
- a CDS encoding protein kinase codes for MKPLGTGDPLRLGPYRLIGVLGAGGMGKVYLGRDSSGRPAAIKVLRPELAHQSNLAQRFVREAHAAQAVQSPGVARVLGAETEGGRPWIACEFLAGPTLAEAVERYGPLDGTALRAVGAALANTLTDIHAAGLVHRDVKPPNIVLTATGPRIIDFGIARPEHGLTLTSTGEAPVTPGYGPPEQVLGQRVGPPADVFALGAVLTLAATGQTAYQGSHVAAVQYEVVHGEPRLEGLPPDLYPLIAPCLAKDPAYRPTPPQIAAALAPPPGAAAVWEQGPLAQDIGGREQEAARLAALPAAGDTQVPGPSRRRLLVGLGAGGAVLAASAGTAAWWWLGKDDGGTTAAPKRDPWAAQPLKSYSSDNAPAALWGPVGGLNSDMPMLLPLRETLVAAMADGSIAGLDIRTGKEKWRQKDAAAASRAAGLDENTFAAADAEGVLYGLRGRDRREQWSAPDARAAVVLAGDRQGAYVTTKDGELRAVGTDGKERWTVPLPVKSTVSKPAWATTADGMLVLSGSDGKLAVVDTRDGTKVWDTPQRSSYALPCAVGGGFVYAGGDGLTAYALKGEGKVEWNEDPKGEYIWSAPALAGGLLYAVNDTQLTVRNARTREIEWTADAGSVALKYPPVVQGNSLWAGTTSSVDPDAIKVYDIDKGRLAWDDRRTSRERDDWTLTAANNRVFVLYTGSLTANPVF; via the coding sequence ATGAAACCCCTCGGCACCGGAGACCCGCTGCGCCTCGGCCCGTACCGCCTCATCGGCGTGCTCGGCGCCGGCGGCATGGGCAAGGTGTACCTCGGCCGCGACTCCTCGGGGCGGCCCGCCGCGATCAAGGTGCTCCGGCCCGAGCTGGCCCACCAGTCGAACCTGGCGCAGCGCTTCGTCCGCGAGGCGCACGCCGCCCAGGCGGTGCAGAGCCCCGGCGTGGCACGGGTGCTGGGCGCCGAGACGGAGGGCGGCCGGCCGTGGATCGCCTGCGAGTTCCTCGCCGGGCCTACCCTCGCCGAGGCCGTCGAGCGGTACGGGCCGCTGGACGGCACGGCGCTGCGGGCGGTCGGCGCCGCGCTGGCGAACACGCTCACCGACATCCACGCGGCGGGCCTCGTCCACCGCGACGTCAAGCCGCCGAACATCGTGCTGACCGCGACCGGGCCGCGCATCATCGACTTCGGCATCGCCCGCCCCGAGCACGGCCTCACCCTCACCAGCACCGGCGAGGCCCCCGTCACGCCCGGCTACGGGCCGCCGGAGCAGGTGCTCGGGCAGCGTGTGGGCCCGCCCGCGGACGTCTTCGCGCTCGGCGCGGTGCTCACGCTGGCGGCGACGGGGCAGACGGCGTACCAGGGCAGCCATGTGGCGGCCGTGCAGTACGAGGTGGTGCACGGCGAGCCGCGGCTCGAAGGGCTGCCGCCCGACCTCTACCCGCTGATCGCGCCGTGCCTGGCCAAGGACCCCGCGTACCGGCCCACTCCGCCGCAGATCGCCGCCGCCCTCGCCCCGCCGCCCGGCGCGGCGGCCGTCTGGGAACAGGGCCCGCTCGCACAGGACATCGGGGGCCGCGAGCAGGAGGCGGCGCGCCTCGCCGCGCTCCCCGCGGCAGGCGACACCCAGGTGCCGGGGCCCTCGCGGCGGCGGCTGCTCGTCGGGCTCGGCGCCGGCGGCGCGGTGCTGGCCGCGAGCGCGGGCACGGCGGCCTGGTGGTGGCTGGGCAAGGACGACGGCGGTACGACCGCGGCGCCCAAGCGCGACCCGTGGGCGGCGCAGCCGCTGAAGAGCTACAGCTCCGACAACGCCCCCGCGGCGCTCTGGGGCCCGGTCGGCGGGCTCAACTCCGATATGCCGATGCTGCTTCCCCTGCGCGAGACGCTGGTCGCCGCGATGGCCGACGGCAGCATCGCGGGCCTGGACATCCGCACCGGCAAGGAGAAGTGGCGCCAGAAGGACGCCGCGGCGGCGTCGCGCGCGGCGGGGCTCGACGAGAACACCTTCGCCGCGGCGGACGCCGAGGGGGTGCTGTACGGGCTGCGCGGCCGGGACCGGCGCGAGCAGTGGTCGGCGCCGGACGCCCGGGCGGCGGTCGTGCTCGCGGGCGACAGGCAGGGCGCGTACGTGACGACGAAGGACGGCGAACTGCGCGCGGTCGGCACGGACGGCAAGGAGCGGTGGACGGTCCCGCTGCCGGTCAAGTCGACCGTCAGCAAGCCCGCGTGGGCCACGACGGCCGACGGCATGCTGGTGCTCTCCGGCTCGGACGGCAAGCTCGCGGTGGTCGACACCCGCGACGGCACGAAGGTGTGGGACACCCCGCAGCGCAGCTCGTACGCGCTGCCGTGCGCGGTCGGCGGGGGCTTCGTGTACGCGGGCGGGGACGGGCTGACGGCGTACGCGCTGAAGGGCGAGGGAAAGGTGGAGTGGAACGAGGACCCGAAGGGCGAGTACATCTGGAGCGCACCGGCGCTGGCCGGCGGCCTGCTCTACGCCGTGAACGACACCCAGCTCACCGTGCGGAACGCCAGGACACGGGAGATCGAGTGGACGGCGGACGCCGGGTCCGTCGCGCTGAAGTACCCGCCGGTGGTCCAGGGGAACTCGCTGTGGGCCGGGACGACGTCGAGCGTCGACCCGGACGCGATCAAGGTCTACGACATCGACAAGGGCAGGCTGGCCTGGGACGACCGCCGCACGTCGCGCGAGCGGGACGACTGGACCCTGACCGCCGCGAACAACAGGGTGTTCGTCCTCTACACGGGGTCGCTGACCGCAAACCCGGTGTTCTGA
- a CDS encoding SCO5717 family growth-regulating ATPase: MSSDRDENGAGRTSPDVERSATEPEGTGEFTSSPAPAAWYTQGVPPPSTRQDEEAGTGSSHAGSAMPPLPNGFTAAHAPAPGPVPESMTPPPFLLTLPDEPPEPPPVPEPTTPPEPEAAPVAPAAAEPAADRDEDDERDDGRDDGQDEPYADEDDSPPLTAATDPAAVAFAALPAAPAAPEAGTDGEGDAGTDDGAAPAAEAEEFSSSPVSAPSWYGGGASATSAGAEAHDERDTASAAPEADEDPADATARSADADDDRDTGSDSSATGETSGEDDATGTDRPSLPEAIPAAQTDDDSPSSGAGWPSLPEAAPAAQAGEDDRADDTSWRSSEPESGWPSPSADAAGERAADDEPAAAARTDETPEAEPEAPGTDWQSATDWHSTAAPAADGGEASGSDASWPIPAASPAGDEEAAEAQEPAATSSGTGRQDAAAGESAGSGSAWPSFAGAQEAADDGTDASGEGTEAPEAGAAWPPVPGTQPAAEADDGASAAAVSAFPAPQFAAPPRPDDDEAGTPAPYRDDATRTLTPLVAHAAPGAAARADQDQEQGRDEDAAQDEPDRGDVVSGATMRFSPASLRAQAAEVQDRTPAGDEPNDAVPASAEVQDRVPAHAAPARDDEPQDAPPQASPYATDSAPAGANPWAPAPAPDESASPTALPPLPPQFPAAEQQRPQAADLPSGPPPAPGAPWQSPAPRPAPEQSAPQPPAAPPAAPSAPPAAAPQQQPYPGLPAPGAAPAASAPPPAAPAAPAAGAEAPRSGPAAEPPPGWTVASPSGVPVAPAAQQPDSGAPQGGYGWPQPPAAQQNQPGRQGEQGRQAIPGQQSQPGEQPGPYPGLPAPPPQQGRQPGHQAQPGQPGQLPAQPAQPAQQPPGLPPAGGAQTGAPGQGALSPATSPAPPAQPGGDPRSGGWPDVTPEQRRQPVHNAPLGYTAAVELSSEQLLHDKHKPQRKSERGGLSRFKLGGKAAEEERQRKIALVRTPVLSCYRIAVISLKGGVGKTTTTTALGATLAAERQDKVIAIDANPDAGTLGRRVRRETGATIRDLVTAIPYLNSYMDIRRFTSQAPSGLEILANDVDPAVSTTFNDEDYRRVIDVLGKQYPVILTDSGTGLLYSAMRGVLDLADQLIVVATPSVDGASSASTTLDWLHAHGYADLVSRSITVISGVRETAKMIKIDDIVNHFKQRTRAVQVIPFDEHLSAGAELDLSMMRPKTKEAYFNLAALVAEDFTRAQQAQGLWTGEGGQQPPHAMPPLPGQAGGAGGYGAGGGYPGGGGYPGGAPGTGPSQAQSGPSPYG, from the coding sequence GTGAGCAGCGATCGGGACGAGAACGGCGCGGGCCGGACCAGCCCCGATGTCGAGCGGTCCGCTACGGAGCCGGAGGGTACGGGCGAGTTCACCAGCAGCCCGGCGCCCGCGGCCTGGTACACGCAGGGCGTGCCGCCGCCGAGCACCAGACAGGACGAGGAGGCGGGCACCGGCTCGTCCCACGCCGGCTCGGCGATGCCCCCGTTGCCCAACGGCTTCACCGCGGCGCACGCACCGGCCCCGGGGCCGGTGCCGGAGTCGATGACGCCGCCGCCGTTCCTGCTGACGCTGCCGGACGAGCCGCCGGAGCCGCCGCCGGTCCCGGAGCCCACGACGCCGCCCGAGCCGGAGGCGGCCCCCGTGGCCCCCGCCGCCGCCGAGCCGGCCGCGGACCGGGACGAGGACGACGAGCGGGACGACGGCCGCGACGACGGTCAGGATGAGCCGTACGCGGACGAGGACGACTCCCCGCCGCTGACGGCGGCGACGGACCCGGCCGCGGTGGCGTTCGCGGCCCTGCCGGCGGCCCCGGCGGCGCCGGAGGCCGGGACCGACGGCGAAGGGGACGCCGGGACCGACGACGGCGCCGCGCCCGCGGCGGAGGCCGAGGAGTTCTCGTCCTCCCCGGTGAGCGCCCCGAGTTGGTACGGAGGCGGCGCCTCCGCGACCTCGGCGGGCGCCGAGGCGCACGACGAGCGGGACACCGCCTCCGCCGCGCCCGAGGCGGACGAGGACCCCGCGGACGCCACGGCCCGGTCCGCCGACGCGGACGACGACCGGGACACCGGCTCCGACTCGTCCGCGACCGGCGAGACGTCCGGCGAGGACGACGCGACCGGCACCGACCGGCCGTCCCTCCCGGAAGCGATTCCCGCCGCGCAGACCGATGACGACTCCCCGTCGTCCGGCGCCGGCTGGCCCTCCCTTCCTGAGGCGGCCCCCGCCGCGCAGGCCGGCGAGGACGACCGGGCCGACGACACCTCCTGGCGCAGCAGCGAGCCGGAGTCGGGGTGGCCCTCCCCGTCCGCGGACGCGGCCGGGGAGCGGGCGGCGGACGACGAACCGGCCGCGGCGGCCCGTACCGACGAAACCCCGGAGGCGGAGCCCGAGGCGCCCGGCACCGACTGGCAGAGCGCCACCGACTGGCACAGCACCGCCGCGCCGGCCGCGGACGGGGGCGAGGCGTCCGGATCGGACGCGTCCTGGCCGATCCCGGCCGCCTCCCCGGCGGGGGACGAGGAGGCCGCCGAGGCGCAGGAACCGGCCGCCACCTCCTCCGGCACCGGCCGGCAGGACGCCGCGGCCGGCGAGTCCGCCGGGTCCGGGTCCGCGTGGCCCTCGTTCGCCGGCGCGCAGGAAGCCGCGGACGACGGGACCGACGCGTCCGGCGAAGGCACCGAGGCTCCGGAGGCGGGTGCCGCGTGGCCGCCCGTGCCCGGTACGCAGCCCGCCGCGGAGGCGGACGACGGCGCGTCTGCCGCCGCCGTATCCGCCTTCCCCGCGCCGCAGTTCGCGGCCCCGCCGCGGCCGGACGACGACGAGGCGGGTACGCCCGCCCCGTACCGCGACGACGCCACGCGCACGCTGACCCCGCTCGTCGCCCATGCCGCGCCCGGCGCCGCCGCGCGGGCGGACCAGGACCAGGAGCAGGGCCGGGACGAGGACGCGGCGCAGGACGAACCGGACAGGGGCGACGTGGTGAGCGGCGCGACCATGCGCTTCTCGCCCGCCTCGCTGCGCGCGCAGGCCGCGGAGGTCCAGGACCGTACGCCCGCGGGCGACGAGCCGAACGACGCCGTGCCCGCGTCCGCCGAGGTGCAGGACCGGGTGCCTGCCCACGCCGCGCCCGCCCGCGACGACGAGCCGCAGGACGCGCCGCCGCAGGCCAGCCCGTACGCGACGGACAGCGCCCCCGCGGGCGCGAACCCGTGGGCGCCCGCGCCCGCGCCGGACGAGTCCGCCTCGCCCACGGCGCTGCCGCCGCTCCCCCCGCAGTTCCCCGCCGCCGAGCAGCAGCGCCCTCAGGCCGCGGACCTGCCGTCCGGCCCGCCGCCCGCCCCGGGCGCACCCTGGCAGTCGCCCGCCCCGCGGCCCGCCCCTGAGCAGTCCGCGCCGCAGCCCCCCGCGGCTCCCCCGGCGGCGCCCTCCGCACCGCCCGCCGCGGCACCGCAGCAGCAGCCGTACCCGGGCCTGCCCGCTCCCGGTGCCGCACCCGCGGCGTCCGCCCCACCGCCCGCTGCCCCGGCCGCGCCCGCCGCCGGCGCCGAGGCGCCCCGCTCCGGGCCCGCCGCCGAGCCGCCGCCCGGCTGGACCGTGGCGTCGCCCTCCGGCGTACCCGTGGCACCGGCCGCCCAGCAGCCCGACTCCGGCGCCCCGCAGGGCGGTTACGGCTGGCCTCAGCCGCCCGCCGCCCAGCAGAACCAGCCGGGACGGCAGGGAGAACAGGGTCGGCAGGCCATCCCCGGGCAGCAGAGCCAACCGGGAGAGCAGCCCGGCCCCTACCCCGGCCTCCCCGCCCCGCCCCCGCAGCAGGGCCGGCAGCCCGGCCACCAGGCCCAGCCCGGTCAGCCCGGCCAACTCCCCGCCCAGCCCGCCCAGCCCGCCCAGCAGCCCCCGGGCCTCCCGCCCGCCGGCGGCGCCCAGACCGGTGCCCCGGGCCAGGGCGCGCTCTCCCCGGCCACCTCCCCCGCGCCCCCCGCCCAGCCCGGCGGCGACCCGCGGTCCGGCGGCTGGCCCGACGTCACGCCCGAGCAGCGCCGCCAGCCGGTGCACAACGCCCCGCTCGGCTACACCGCGGCCGTCGAGCTGTCCTCCGAGCAACTGCTGCACGACAAACACAAGCCGCAGCGCAAGTCGGAGCGCGGCGGCCTGTCCCGCTTCAAGCTCGGCGGCAAGGCGGCCGAGGAGGAGCGGCAGCGCAAGATCGCCCTCGTCCGCACCCCGGTGCTGTCCTGCTACCGGATCGCCGTGATCTCCCTCAAGGGCGGCGTCGGCAAGACCACGACGACCACCGCACTGGGCGCGACCCTCGCCGCCGAGCGGCAGGACAAGGTCATCGCGATCGACGCCAACCCGGACGCCGGCACGCTGGGCCGCCGGGTGCGCCGCGAGACCGGGGCGACGATCCGCGACCTGGTGACGGCGATCCCGTACCTCAACAGCTACATGGACATCCGCCGGTTCACCTCACAGGCGCCGTCCGGCCTGGAGATCCTGGCCAACGACGTCGACCCGGCGGTCTCCACGACGTTCAACGACGAGGACTACCGCCGCGTCATCGACGTGCTCGGCAAGCAGTACCCGGTGATCCTCACCGACTCGGGCACGGGCCTGCTCTACAGCGCCATGCGCGGCGTGCTCGACCTCGCCGACCAGCTCATCGTCGTGGCCACGCCGTCCGTCGACGGCGCGTCCAGCGCCAGCACCACCCTCGACTGGCTGCACGCCCACGGCTACGCGGACCTGGTCTCGCGGAGCATCACGGTCATCTCCGGCGTCCGCGAGACCGCCAAGATGATCAAGATCGACGACATCGTCAACCACTTCAAGCAGCGCACCCGCGCGGTGCAGGTGATCCCGTTCGACGAGCACCTGTCGGCGGGCGCGGAGCTGGACCTGTCGATGATGCGGCCGAAGACCAAGGAGGCGTACTTCAACCTCGCCGCGCTCGTCGCCGAGGACTTCACCCGCGCCCAGCAGGCGCAGGGCCTGTGGACCGGCGAGGGCGGCCAGCAGCCGCCGCACGCGATGCCGCCGCTGCCCGGCCAGGCCGGCGGCGCGGGCGGCTACGGCGCGGGCGGGGGGTACCCGGGCGGCGGCGGCTATCCGGGTGGCGCGCCCGGCACCGGCCCGTCGCAGGCGCAGTCCGGCCCGAGCCCGTACGGGTGA